In the genome of Fusarium poae strain DAOMC 252244 chromosome 1, whole genome shotgun sequence, the window CTTTAGAAACTGTTAAAATAAGGCATTCTTCCCTAAAGATTACCTAGGGTAAGTCCTAAGACGCAGGAGTGCTTAAAGAGGTCAATAACCTTGAGGTAGGACCTGGAAATTAGGCAGACTGCCTAGACAGGGACCTCCGCAAGCTACTAGGTAGCTTTAAAAATGTATGAAGGTCAGGCTTACAGAAGTCATCGTGAACTTCATGTACAAGGGCCCGTGCCCGTGCCGATCAGGGCGTATACATCCAAATTATCCTCGGGGCATCAGAAACAATAGCCGCTGTAAGCATAGGGGACGAAATCAGTATGTCAATTTATGCTGCTTAGACcatagttcttagactacttatttttatatcctAACTTAGGcggtcaacttttctgctacacACTATCCTCTTCAACTAGACATCCATGCCATCACGGATGCGCAAAAAGTTGGCATATCGCTCTAAAGTCCAACGACGGGACGTCTTACCCCAGACTGCCATAGGAAGAGAAGTCATGATGATAACAAAGCTTAAAACACCAAGCTCAATGAAGCAGTTCTGCAGACCTGTATCAATCCAGTAACTACACACAAATGTGAAGATGGTAGCGATGCTGTTGTTGATAACAGCCACGCCTACCATGCCCTCGAGGACCATGTCCGGGTAACTGTCGGCAAGGTATGTGATGCTGAGATCGCCAGCACAGCCGTAGCCAAAGCCAATGAAGCCAAGAGCAACATACGGAATGGGCCAGTCCCAATGCTGAGCTGACCCAATGCCGAATAGCCACATACCCAAGGGAAAGATGACAACGCAGAGAACCATGAGATAGAGACGGTACTCGGCCTCCATGATGCCATTGTTGCGCTTCGCCATCCAGAGAATGAACTTGTCGCTGCAGTATCCGCCGTAGAAACAGCCAATGATACTTCCGATCAGAGTCGGAATGTTCATGTTGGCAACGGCAGAGTCGCTGTAGTTGTAGGGCTCATTCACCCAGTAATCCTCCTCAACCGTGAGGTAGAACGACAGCGCGATGTTTTGCATTCCCCACTGCAGACCTGCGAACCAAACAGCGGGAAAGGTAAAGACGCGCATGGTATGCCATAGGCGATGGACATACTGCACCAAGCCCAGTCCGCGCAAGTTGGACGCCGGTGTGATGAGGGCAATGCGCTGCCAGTACGACTTCTTGCGCGCGAATGAATCCGACAGTCTGTTGCGCTCAACCTCTTCACGGCGTCGCCCAGAAGCATCCCGTGTAATTGCAGCCTCCTCATCTATATGTGGAGATAGTCCCTTCTCCGTCGCATCCTTCGTGACGACGTGATCGCCCTGGTGGATTGGGGTGGGCTCAGTGACACCGTCAACGTTACCATGGACGGCGACTCGCTCTTCGACTCGGTCAAGATCTATGTAGCGACCGCGCTCGAAAGCAGTTTCCTCGAGACCAAAGTAGAAGAGAAGCAGAGTGAAGCCCGAAGCAATAGCACCCATGTGGCCAATCCAGCGCCAGCCAATGTTCTCAGCCAAGTGGCCACCGATCAGAGGCCCAACATAGGTGCCGACTGTCGTCGCAAGGGTATACATACCCAGCGATGTGCCATTTTGGTGCTCGAACCAGATATCCAGCAGGGAAAGCTGAACAACGGCCTCTGCGACAGACTCAGAAGCCCCGACAAAGAGCTGAGACCAGACCGTGTCGGAAGTGTTGGTCAAGTGACCGAACCAGATGTTTCCGATAAGACCCCATACCGTTCCTACCAAGTATAGAACACGTCGTCCGTAAAGATGAGTAGCCGGCGAACTCAGAAGAGTCCAGTATCCAATCGCCACAAAGAGCACACCTGCGCCAGTGTTGAATACATCGTAACTGATACCGTACTTCTCGTTGACACCCACACTAGCGGCGCCGGCAACATTGGACGTAGCAGCAGTCAAAGTGACAATGTAACACACCAGAAACGAGTGCCAAATCTTGCGCGCAAGACTCCAGTTTAGCGGATCGTTGGGAGACTTTGTCGGAGGAGGGACGAGGATGACATCGCCATGCTTTTCGATACTGGTATCACTTGAGGCGAGGCTTGCCCTTTCGTCGGCGAACAGACGTCTTGTGCCCGGGAGGACTTCATCGAGATCGCGAGTAGACGGAACGGCCATCCGCAATGATTTGCAGTGATTGGTTTATGTGGAGTTTTCGTATATACGTTTTTTTATCGTCTTAGGGCAAACGGCTCCTCGGAGCCGCATTCACTCGCGTTAAGGAGGATAGGTATGGGTATGTAGGATATCGATCGAGAGTCAGCAAGACATTGTACGATACGTCAGAAAATTGGAAAGCATGTAGCACAGAGTAGTACAGCAGGGAGGGGAGGGGAAAGGGAATTTTCCCCTCTTATAAGTATGGCGCGGGATCCCCATATAATCTTTTTTGACCTATTTTGCGATCCCCACCACCAGGTTCGTCAAAAGATAATAAACCCTGGTCGGGCCGCAATGGAGAGACCGGAGCGATACCTCAATAGGTAGAAGCGTTGTAAAATTGTGGTACGTTTGGTATGGGTTGGATCGACGGGTTTAAGCTGTTGTCGTCATGGTGGAAGGGCGAAGGTGTGCAAGGCGGCACACCACTTCCGTGGGGAGATAAGGTCGCGTGCATAGATATTGGACGGTGAGTGATGATTCTTGATTGCCAATAACGACTTCTTCAATGTGTGTGTTTCGGCGATTCCTATTGCTTTACAGCGCTGAACATGGTGTGGTATTCAGAGTCGACCTGTCGCATAGTTACATGTAGACGGACAGGACATATCGATGGCGGTTTTTACCGCGTTGGATTCGCGAGGAATGCTTGATGCGCCGCCATTGACGAATGGGCTTAGCGAAAAGCTTAGTCACCCGATAAAACACAATTAACCAGCGATTAGTCTACacgcctcagggtatcagaaaaattggccgtcGGAAGCATAAGAagcgaaattagtaggtcagtttatcaTACTTCGACCGTGCTTTctaggctatatatttttgTACTCTAAGACTTACgaggtcaacttttctgtCACATGTAGACACGACAATATGAATGCCTTCTAATTGCCAAAGCCTAAACTTTAGATATTCTTTGTATATACCTACATCTTTATATCTATTATTGACTCCAACATAGCCATTTTCGGATTGTGATACTTGCCTCCTTTATTCGTGCACGGAACGTAACAAAATGTCTCATGGTCAAAGCCTCCGAAAACCCAGGTCAAGGGCAAGGATTGTCGCAGCCTAACGGGTATTCAAGGAAAGAAACCTGATCCTGATGAACTCCTTgaaatttttaaattaaacgGAGTACAGAGTAGTCTTATTCTCAACATCGGATCGCTCTCGTTAGATGGTTCAATGTCATTGCTGTGGTATCAAAATGTCCTGTGTTCCCATGATCCCATCTCAGCTCCAGACCTACACCATCAAAAAGTCGACGTTCAAatccttgagcttcttgaccCAATTCATGTACCCTTCACCTTCAGTATCGTTTTTCCAAAGAATCTGCAGCGTATCAATCGCAGAGTACAAAAAGCCCCACGGGCATATTGCAGCCACCATCTTTAATCGATCCATCACCCACGCCCGGCTCTCCGGAGTCCTTGCCGTCGTTCCATAAATAAAGGTGGGCCATCCCGTGGCTTTGAAGTTTGGGTCCTCGTCGGGTAACGGTAAGAGCGTGTCGTAAAGATCCTGGATGAGACTTTTGCAAACTTGGTCTGGCATCCTGGTGCGCAGCGCAGGCGCCGACTGTATGATGTAGAGGCATGTTGCTAGTCTGTGCGCGGAACCTGTTCGGCAACTGCTCCAGAGAGCTACTTCGTTGGAGTCGGGTACTCTGTCCTTTGCCCATTTCAAAACGTCAAGGCGTTGCGCGCGGTCCAGCAAGTTTGTGAATCCCATTAAAGCTTCTTGGCTGGAAACAGCTCCCTGCGATTCGGAATATAGCAGTTGTGCCGTTTCGCGCAGAATGTCGAGGACTTCGGGCGGACAACAAAAGAATGAGTTGTCGGTCCTAGACAGTGTCGCTTTGACTTGATCCGGGGCAAAGGACAACGCTTGGGTGCCTGGTGTTGATGGGTTGAAAGATAAGCTCAAAGTGCAGTAGCTGTTTTAATACCAGTTAGCCACTGGTCTGCTATAAATCAGGATTCTCCACTTACACATAGCAGTCCGCTACAATATAGTCTCGCAATGTCGTGTCGGAGCTTGCATATGGTTCCGTCATATTCAAAAGCTTCTTGGCTCCTTCAAGGTGAGGCCTCCAACTTTGCCAACCAGATTCGATAAGCTCCGAGTTGATAAGGAACAAAACAGTAGCGAGAATCACATCAGCTCCAATGGTGTCAATGTTCCGTAGTGCTTCGGGCATCATTTGCAATCCTTTTTGTTTGGCAACGAGAGCGTCCATGAGTAATTTCTTTGGTGCTTCTTTTCTGGTGTATGAGTTAGGACCCAACCAGGGTCTTGACAAGTTGCACATATGAGCAGCAGACACCGCGATGATAATTTGTTGCAAAAAGGCATGTTCATTTGTGAGTTGCAAAAGGTTCAGATATGGATTCCTGTTGCTTTTGGTCTGTTCATCACCAACGAGATCCATGCTGACTCGAGTTGAATCTGAGTTAAGGATTAGCATTTTTAAAAGACTAGCGTCCTGAGTGAAGTCGTACAGTAATTCAAATACCACCGTTGCGAATGTGTCATATCTTGAAACAAAGGATCACAAAGTGTCCATGGTGAACTTGGCGAAGTCGGTGAAGAAGGTGAAGGAGGAGACCACGGTTGAGTCTTATCTTGAAGGACGAGTTGATTTTCTTGGGATGACGCTAAGGCCCAGGACCCAGATTCGACAGCTTGTGCATCAAAGGAGCTCATCTGCATATCAGGCATTTCAGGGGACACTTCAGTGACTTGTGCTTCGCCCTGCTTTGGCAAACGACAAACCGAGGCACTGGAGCTCTGGCCAGCCAATTTTCCTCGCGTGGCAACTGATCCAGTCCATAGAAATAGGCGGCCGTAGCCTAAGCACTCAACCCCCCTTGAAGCGCATTTAGAACAGTGAGGGATAGACTTGTCGCAGCGTAATCGAGCACGGCGACAGCTATGACAGGCCTTTTTAGCGACAGGAGCATTACTAGCAGTGATAGTTCCGCTGTCGGGGGGTGAAGATGACATTGGATATCTGAGATGGGAGTTTCAATTGAAGCCTTTGCTCCTTTTGCTTATTAAGGAAACAAAGACTCGGAGGCGACTCGGAGTTATGCTAATGATGGTGGAATAAGCAGGTCAAGAACAGCGGTTTGTAGTGAGAAAGACTTTGTTTGTTGTTGGCAGAAATGGATATAATTTTGTTGATCTTGTAATCCTGGTTCTTGGTTTGTAAGATGTTTGGTTGATTTGAAGCCCAGGCTACAGAATGTCTAAGAATTGAGGTTGATAGTGTTTGCCTCATTTCCAAGGCCCCTATCTCGGCTTACGCGGGGACATTCCAGGCCCAGCACTAAAAATTGACCTAACTGGAATGGCTAGCGGACGGTATATTCCTTGATCACAGACAGATATGGAGGAGAAgcattattaaataatatgcAAATCAAGTACAGAAGAGGAAGCGTCTTGtgaaattaaatactttaacaCACCGTACGAAGAATCACAGTTTTATGCAGTGCCACATTATCAAGTATAGGTATCTGGAATTTACACAACATGTACGCGCTGAGACATTATGAAATAAACACCTGCCTCTAGTGAAAAGCTGCACTGACCCTTCATATGATGGAGGGTTGAATGATAAAAGTTAACAAAGACGAGCCATCTTATTGGTGTATATGGAAATGACAATATCCAGACGTAGGTGTGCTAAAGCCTAAAGATGAATAGGTGTTCCATAGGTAAGATGCCGACCCTGTTTCTAACACTTCTTTCCATCATGACCAGACTCACTACTAGACCCAGAACCATCCATATATCTCCCAAAAACATATAGCTCAACATCAGAGATATCCTTTCTAAACTCCTTTGCAACATTCTGACGAAAGTAAACCCGCTTCGCCCACTTGTAGCTCTCCGCTCCAGCAAAGAATATGCCAACAGCAATAAAGACAACACCCCATTCCCAGTCAATAGGGCTATGCATGAAGACCACCCGGTTGATAACTGGGATATACAGTGTAGGCGGTATAAGGACGAAACTGAGAGTGACAGACCAGAACAGGAAAGGGTTTTTCCAGAGTTTCTTCACCCAGGCCTTGAAACCACCACCCTTCTCGAAAATCTCGGCAAAGAATGATCGCCGAAAGTCAACGAGTTGCCATGCGAATAAGAGAAAGTCCCACGTCATGGTTGCGAAAGCTGTTGACCGGGCAGAGAATACTCCCTCGCACGATTCCGAGTAGGTGCTATTGCAGTCGTGACCGAGTCCATGGCTGTTGAAGCCATAGAGGACAATGGCAGATGAGCCGAGAATGCTAATGAGCATCAGGATACCGTAAGTTACCAGATCAACGAGGAATTCGGGAGTAAAAACCCCGTACTTGAGCTATAATATGGTTAGGTTAGCCTTGACTTTTGACAGATATCATCTGATTTACTTACACTATGGGGTGGTCGACGAAGAATGTCAGGACTGGCTTGCTCAAACCCGAGACCCGTTTCGGTGAAAGCTCCAGCGACTAACAACATCCAGATGATTTCCACAGGTGTTATGAAAAAGACGGAAACACCATTTCCATCTTTAAAAGCCAATCCGACGAGAAGGCAGATAACGAATGCAAAGTTGGCAGCGAGCACATGAAGGATGAACTTCTGAATATTATCAAAGATTCGACGTCCTTCTTCAATGGCATTGAGAATCGAAGCAAAGTTATCGTCTGTCAAGATGATATCAGAAGACTCCTTAGCGACATCCGATCCGTTCAAGCCCATAGCGATACCAACGTCCGCATGCTTCAAGCTAGGACTGTCGTTGACACCATCGCCTGTCATGGCAACGTAGCGACCACGGCGGTGTAAAGCCTCAATCATACGTACTTTTGTCGTAGGCGAGCAACGAGCAACGACTAGAGGCAACTCAGGCAAAGCATCAAGTTCGGCGTCAGAGAGATGATCAAAGTCGTGAGCCGCCATCACCATCGTGTCTGCGATGTCTGCGCgcaccatcttcatcctttcCTGAGACGGGATGATAGACACATCGGCAGCGATGGCTCTGGCAGTCTCTGGGTGATCACCAGTGAGCATGTGTACACTGATGCCAGCTTTCTGACACATCTGAACACTGTCCCGAGTTTCAGGTCGAGGAGGATCGTAGATGCCAACGAGGCCACGGAAAACAAGGTCTTTTTCAAAGTCGGACCGATTTATCGCGGATGATAAATCTTCTGGCAGGCCTGTGACAGGAGATCTACTAGCCAGGGCAAGAACTCGAAGACCGAGACGGGCGAAAGCTTCCATGTTTTGCAAAATGGATTCATGGGCGGCTGCATCAAGACGTACAATATCTCCAGAGACTTCCATAGATGAACAGCTGCTTAGGACACGCTCGACTGCACCTTTGGTG includes:
- a CDS encoding hypothetical protein (TransMembrane:10 (i74-93o99-119i301-322o328-353i775-796o802-822i853-879o899-919i951-972o984-1003i)), which translates into the protein MTPKQIPPEMENHVSGQSNKPLSRPAHALPADTVVRELSTNPTTGLTASEASQRLVEYGANDLGEEEGVKPLKIFIAQICNCMTLVLILALAASFGIQAWIEGGALALIILLNLIVGFFQDLQAARTVHSLKSLSQPTTNVFRDGKTLTIQTSEIVPGDIIDLKMGDSVPADIRLLEVANFESNEALLTGESLPVRKAPASQFDDDTGPGDRLNVCYSSTIVTKGRGKGVVFATGAYTEIGAIAAALKDTGRKKREVTRDENGKASFSAHATKWLLTVADIVGEFLGVNVGTPLQQKLSQLFLYVFAFAVVCAIIVLAANGFDPRKDVIIYAVATAVGTLPVSLILVLTITMAAGTKQMVGRKVVVRNMQSLEALGGVTNICSDKTGTLTQGKMVVRMAWLPGHGTYSVASTNEPYNPTVGNIDYTPVQPTELTAPGEESKSHTINPSEEPNANETLKHYLDIASLANLAVVFVSRFNWNRMSLSSGPSPRWKQLAEFPFDSDVKKMSVIFQDTVSNDLHILTKGAVERVLSSCSSMEVSGDIVRLDAAAHESILQNMEAFARLGLRVLALASRSPVTGLPEDLSSAINRSDFEKDLVFRGLVGIYDPPRPETRDSVQMCQKAGISVHMLTGDHPETARAIAADVSIIPSQERMKMVRADIADTMVMAAHDFDHLSDAELDALPELPLVVARCSPTTKVRMIEALHRRGRYVAMTGDGVNDSPSLKHADVGIAMGLNGSDVAKESSDIILTDDNFASILNAIEEGRRIFDNIQKFILHVLAANFAFVICLLVGLAFKDGNGVSVFFITPVEIIWMLLVAGAFTETGLGFEQASPDILRRPPHSLKYGVFTPEFLVDLVTYGILMLISILGSSAIVLYGFNSHGLGHDCNSTYSESCEGVFSARSTAFATMTWDFLLFAWQLVDFRRSFFAEIFEKGGGFKAWVKKLWKNPFLFWSVTLSFVLIPPTLYIPVINRVVFMHSPIDWEWGVVFIAVGIFFAGAESYKWAKRVYFRQNVAKEFRKDISDVELYVFGRYMDGSGSSSESGHDGKKC
- a CDS encoding hypothetical protein (TransMembrane:12 (i67-87o99-117i129-149o155-177i189-206o218-238i357-381o401-420i441-460o472-496i508-529o541-558i)), with the protein product MAVPSTRDLDEVLPGTRRLFADERASLASSDTSIEKHGDVILVPPPTKSPNDPLNWSLARKIWHSFLVCYIVTLTAATSNVAGAASVGVNEKYGISYDVFNTGAGVLFVAIGYWTLLSSPATHLYGRRVLYLVGTVWGLIGNIWFGHLTNTSDTVWSQLFVGASESVAEAVVQLSLLDIWFEHQNGTSLGMYTLATTVGTYVGPLIGGHLAENIGWRWIGHMGAIASGFTLLLFYFGLEETAFERGRYIDLDRVEERVAVHGNVDGVTEPTPIHQGDHVVTKDATEKGLSPHIDEEAAITRDASGRRREEVERNRLSDSFARKKSYWQRIALITPASNLRGLGLVQYVHRLWHTMRVFTFPAVWFAGLQWGMQNIALSFYLTVEEDYWVNEPYNYSDSAVANMNIPTLIGSIIGCFYGGYCSDKFILWMAKRNNGIMEAEYRLYLMVLCVVIFPLGMWLFGIGSAQHWDWPIPYVALGFIGFGYGCAGDLSITYLADSYPDMVLEGMVGVAVINNSIATIFTFVCSYWIDTGLQNCFIELGVLSFVIIMTSLPMAVWGKTSRRWTLERYANFLRIRDGMDV